In one Brassica oleracea var. oleracea cultivar TO1000 chromosome C9, BOL, whole genome shotgun sequence genomic region, the following are encoded:
- the LOC106317023 gene encoding putative inactive serine/threonine-protein kinase At5g11400 isoform X1 yields MGNVLKPQDPLSFAYEPLLSPPVDAENASLRVFSCVKELKKATKNFERERVVDGEDGSVRTFYKASIDDTSSRTKTRISVSVMECVQDSLDAIEAWKEEVKSLGEHSHPNIVNFLGYCCEDTKSLLVFEYLHKGTLDHHIYGKNEVLSWATRVKIANGIAQGVAFLHLINNSSLYFELRMHNIMLDEEHNAKLFYLATNKKCLENCLILERGHIYMPHGCDFKMDTDVFAFGVILPELFTCSKEGDLLAHSIALRNGAKKLKRNKSLDVGGTRPFSFTKIIDPRLEGDYPVTAAVRMGTLIQKCTEDRPTRPSMHQVLDVLNHIAEIH; encoded by the exons ATGGGAAATGTTCTAAAGCCTCAAGATCCTCTTTCATTTGCTTACGAGCCTCTCCTCAGCCCACCAG TGGATGCAGAGAACGCGAGTCTGAGAGTCTTCAGCTGTGTCAAGGAATTGAAGAAAGCAACCAAGAACTTCGAAAGAGAGAGGGTTGTAGATGGTGAGGATGGCTCAGTTCGAACATTCTACAAGGCCTCCATCGATGATACCTCATCAAGAACTAAAACTAGAATCTCTGTTTCTGTCATGGAATGTGTTCAAGATAGTTTAGATGCTATAGAAGCGTGGAAG GAAGAGGTGAAGTCTCTAGGAGAACATTCTCATCCAAACATAGTAAATTTTTTGGGTTACTGTTGTGAAGATACCAAATCACTATTGGTATTCGAATACTTGCACAAAGGAACTTTGGATCATCACATCTACGGAA AAAATGAGGTCTTGTCATGGGCAACACGGGTTAAGATAGCCAATGGAATAGCACAGGGTGTTGCATTTCTCCACTTAATCAACAACTCCTCGCTATATTTTGAACTCAGAATGCATAACATTATGCTTGACGAG GAACACAATGCAAAACTGTTTTACCTTGCAACAAACAAAAAATGTCTGGAAAATTGCTTGATTCTTGAGAGAGGACATATATACATGCCTCATGGAT GTGATTTTAAAATGGATACCGATGTTTTCGCATTTGGTGTGATTTTGCCTGAGCTTTTTACTTGTTCGAAAGAAGGGGACTTGCTTGCGCATTCAATTGCTTTGAGAAATGGAGCAAAAAAGTTGAAGAGGAATAAAAGCTTAGATGTTGGGGGGACTAGACCTTTCTCGTTTACGAAAATAATTGATCCTCGACTTGAGGGTGATTATCCTGTGACTGCGGCAGTGCGGATGGGCACGCTCATCCAAAAATGCACCGAGGACAGGCCTACACGACCGTCCATGCACCAAGTTCTGGATGTTCTGAATCATATTGCGGAGATTCATTAG
- the LOC106317023 gene encoding putative inactive serine/threonine-protein kinase At5g11400 isoform X2 — MGNVLKPQDPLSFAYEPLLSPPENASLRVFSCVKELKKATKNFERERVVDGEDGSVRTFYKASIDDTSSRTKTRISVSVMECVQDSLDAIEAWKEEVKSLGEHSHPNIVNFLGYCCEDTKSLLVFEYLHKGTLDHHIYGKNEVLSWATRVKIANGIAQGVAFLHLINNSSLYFELRMHNIMLDEEHNAKLFYLATNKKCLENCLILERGHIYMPHGCDFKMDTDVFAFGVILPELFTCSKEGDLLAHSIALRNGAKKLKRNKSLDVGGTRPFSFTKIIDPRLEGDYPVTAAVRMGTLIQKCTEDRPTRPSMHQVLDVLNHIAEIH, encoded by the exons ATGGGAAATGTTCTAAAGCCTCAAGATCCTCTTTCATTTGCTTACGAGCCTCTCCTCAGCCCACCAG AGAACGCGAGTCTGAGAGTCTTCAGCTGTGTCAAGGAATTGAAGAAAGCAACCAAGAACTTCGAAAGAGAGAGGGTTGTAGATGGTGAGGATGGCTCAGTTCGAACATTCTACAAGGCCTCCATCGATGATACCTCATCAAGAACTAAAACTAGAATCTCTGTTTCTGTCATGGAATGTGTTCAAGATAGTTTAGATGCTATAGAAGCGTGGAAG GAAGAGGTGAAGTCTCTAGGAGAACATTCTCATCCAAACATAGTAAATTTTTTGGGTTACTGTTGTGAAGATACCAAATCACTATTGGTATTCGAATACTTGCACAAAGGAACTTTGGATCATCACATCTACGGAA AAAATGAGGTCTTGTCATGGGCAACACGGGTTAAGATAGCCAATGGAATAGCACAGGGTGTTGCATTTCTCCACTTAATCAACAACTCCTCGCTATATTTTGAACTCAGAATGCATAACATTATGCTTGACGAG GAACACAATGCAAAACTGTTTTACCTTGCAACAAACAAAAAATGTCTGGAAAATTGCTTGATTCTTGAGAGAGGACATATATACATGCCTCATGGAT GTGATTTTAAAATGGATACCGATGTTTTCGCATTTGGTGTGATTTTGCCTGAGCTTTTTACTTGTTCGAAAGAAGGGGACTTGCTTGCGCATTCAATTGCTTTGAGAAATGGAGCAAAAAAGTTGAAGAGGAATAAAAGCTTAGATGTTGGGGGGACTAGACCTTTCTCGTTTACGAAAATAATTGATCCTCGACTTGAGGGTGATTATCCTGTGACTGCGGCAGTGCGGATGGGCACGCTCATCCAAAAATGCACCGAGGACAGGCCTACACGACCGTCCATGCACCAAGTTCTGGATGTTCTGAATCATATTGCGGAGATTCATTAG